The following are from one region of the Pseudostreptobacillus hongkongensis genome:
- a CDS encoding YebC/PmpR family DNA-binding transcriptional regulator, whose amino-acid sequence MGRHGTIAGRKEAQDRKRAASFTKYVRLITVAARGGADPDYNVALKHAIEKAKSINMPNDNINRAIKKGSGADGSAAFDSLNYEGYGPGGVAVIVESLTDNRNRTASSVKAAFDKNGGNLGVSGSVSYMFERKGVIEIEKTDKTNEEEIMEIALEAGMEDMQVYDDSFYITTDIKDFISVSDALKEKGYELLESDLEYVPSIEVETLSDEDLDKLRKMIDVLESNDDVQKVHHNYSGEL is encoded by the coding sequence ATGGGAAGACACGGTACAATAGCAGGACGTAAAGAAGCACAAGATAGAAAAAGAGCTGCTTCATTTACAAAATATGTAAGATTAATAACAGTAGCAGCACGTGGTGGAGCAGATCCAGATTATAACGTAGCATTAAAACATGCTATAGAAAAAGCAAAATCTATAAATATGCCTAATGATAATATCAACAGGGCTATTAAGAAAGGTTCTGGTGCTGATGGATCAGCTGCATTTGATTCATTAAATTATGAAGGATATGGACCAGGAGGTGTTGCAGTAATAGTTGAATCTCTTACTGACAATAGAAATAGAACAGCATCTTCTGTTAAAGCGGCATTTGATAAAAATGGTGGTAACTTAGGTGTATCTGGTTCAGTATCATATATGTTTGAAAGAAAAGGTGTAATAGAAATAGAAAAAACTGATAAAACTAACGAAGAAGAAATTATGGAAATTGCACTTGAAGCAGGAATGGAAGATATGCAGGTTTATGATGATAGTTTCTATATTACAACTGATATAAAAGACTTTATTTCTGTATCTGATGCTTTAAAAGAAAAAGGATATGAATTATTAGAATCTGATTTAGAATATGTTCCATCTATAGAAGTTGAAACTTTAAGTGATGAAGATTTAGATAAATTAAGAAAAATGATAGATGTTCTTGAAAGTAATGATGATGTTCAAAAAGTTCATCATAATTATTCTGGAGAACTTTAA
- a CDS encoding carbohydrate kinase family protein, with amino-acid sequence MAILCIGEMLIDFIGEGYGTIDKVKSFKKEAGGCVANVATVASKLGHKSYLLTTLGKDGFGDFLKNVLENENVDCKYVNQRSDTFTPLAFVSRDENGDRSFSFYFKGSSALKISTEDVNKVDLDEIEIIHFASIAIQDISKNSHKILLEKAKEKGILISFDVNLRFNLWENKQEYYETIKEFIKYVDILKISDNELEFVTGKGLIEEAVKDDFKYIKHVLYTKGGDGSEVFSNGIKVSTEIPRVNVIDTTGAGDAFAGSYLSKLLNLNKIDLDEEELRNLSQFATNYATLSTTKIGAISSYMSESEYEKELKNI; translated from the coding sequence ATGGCAATTTTATGTATAGGTGAAATGCTTATAGATTTTATAGGTGAAGGTTATGGGACTATAGATAAAGTAAAATCATTTAAAAAAGAAGCAGGAGGTTGTGTTGCAAATGTTGCAACAGTTGCTTCAAAGTTAGGTCATAAAAGTTATTTATTAACAACTTTAGGTAAAGATGGTTTTGGAGATTTTTTAAAAAATGTATTAGAAAATGAAAATGTTGATTGTAAATATGTAAATCAAAGAAGTGATACATTTACACCACTTGCGTTTGTTTCACGTGATGAAAATGGAGATAGATCTTTTAGTTTTTATTTCAAAGGATCTTCTGCATTAAAAATATCAACTGAAGATGTAAATAAAGTTGATTTAGATGAAATAGAAATAATACACTTTGCAAGTATAGCCATACAAGATATATCAAAAAATTCACATAAAATACTATTAGAAAAAGCAAAAGAAAAAGGAATTTTAATAAGTTTTGATGTTAATTTGAGATTTAATCTTTGGGAAAATAAGCAAGAATATTATGAAACTATTAAAGAGTTTATTAAATATGTTGATATATTAAAAATATCAGATAATGAATTGGAATTTGTTACAGGAAAAGGATTAATAGAAGAAGCTGTGAAAGATGACTTCAAATATATAAAACACGTTTTATATACTAAAGGTGGAGATGGTTCTGAAGTATTTAGTAATGGTATTAAGGTATCTACAGAAATACCTAGAGTAAATGTTATAGATACAACAGGTGCTGGAGATGCGTTTGCAGGTTCATATTTATCTAAACTTCTTAACTTAAATAAGATTGATTTAGATGAAGAAGAACTAAGAAACCTTTCGCAATTTGCAACTAATTACGCAACTTTATCAACTACAAAAATTGGTGCAATTTCTAGTTATATGAGTGAAAGTGAATATGAAAAAGAACTAAAAAATATTTAG
- a CDS encoding glycoside hydrolase family 32 protein codes for MKNNIWRQSLHLEPKNGWLNDPNGLTYFKGTYYIYHQYSENPNGGMKLWYGYTSPNLINYRDNGIILKNDTIFDKSGVYSGSAYNKEDKMIFYYTGNVKNEGNYDYIHEGREHNTIKLTSKDGINFSEKECVLKNIDYPNMSNHVRDPKVYEKNNHEYLILGGRDKKDYGCLLIYKDMKYYKTVYSNKNMGYMWECPDYFMLNGKEIFVFSPQGISHMYSEYYNTYQVGYSVIEEGIENLELINNFKLLDHGYDFYAPQTFLDEDGNRVLIAWMYVPDSYYINPTVKFNYQNCLSIPRVLKYENGVIKQKIHKSVESLYDREILGEIFSEKAWYFNKQDGEKFEIKIDSMNIKYDNKKMDINLNETGYGRKNISFDININDIEIIFDSSSFEIFINDGEFTFTSRFYTNNHNVEINSKNYKIYKLKGIEVK; via the coding sequence ATGAAAAATAATATTTGGAGACAAAGTTTACATTTAGAACCTAAAAATGGTTGGCTTAATGATCCAAATGGGCTTACATATTTTAAAGGGACTTACTATATTTATCACCAATATTCAGAAAATCCTAACGGAGGAATGAAATTATGGTATGGGTATACAAGTCCCAACCTTATTAATTACAGAGATAATGGAATAATTTTAAAAAATGATACTATTTTTGATAAATCAGGTGTATATTCAGGTAGTGCATATAATAAAGAAGATAAAATGATATTTTATTATACTGGTAATGTTAAAAATGAAGGTAATTATGATTATATACATGAAGGACGTGAACATAATACTATAAAATTGACTAGTAAAGATGGGATTAATTTTTCTGAAAAAGAATGTGTATTAAAAAATATAGATTATCCAAATATGTCAAACCATGTTAGAGATCCTAAAGTTTATGAAAAAAATAATCATGAATATTTAATACTTGGTGGTAGAGATAAGAAAGATTATGGGTGTTTATTAATATATAAAGATATGAAATATTATAAAACAGTATATTCTAATAAAAATATGGGATATATGTGGGAATGTCCTGATTATTTCATGTTAAATGGTAAAGAAATATTTGTATTTTCACCACAAGGAATATCACATATGTATTCAGAATACTACAATACATATCAAGTAGGTTATTCCGTTATTGAAGAAGGAATAGAAAATTTAGAATTAATTAATAACTTTAAATTACTTGATCACGGGTATGATTTTTATGCACCTCAAACATTTTTGGATGAAGATGGAAATCGTGTATTAATAGCATGGATGTATGTACCTGATAGTTATTATATTAATCCTACAGTTAAATTTAATTACCAAAATTGTTTATCTATACCAAGAGTATTAAAATATGAAAATGGAGTCATTAAACAAAAAATTCATAAATCAGTAGAATCGTTATATGATAGAGAAATACTTGGAGAAATATTTAGTGAAAAAGCTTGGTATTTTAATAAACAAGATGGTGAAAAATTTGAAATAAAAATAGATAGTATGAATATTAAATATGATAATAAAAAAATGGATATTAATTTAAATGAAACTGGATATGGTAGAAAGAATATAAGTTTTGATATAAATATAAATGATATAGAAATTATATTTGATTCATCTTCATTTGAAATATTTATAAATGATGGTGAGTTTACATTTACAAGTAGATTTTATACTAATAATCATAATGTTGAAATTAATTCAAAAAATTATAAAATATATAAATTAAAAGGAATAGAGGTTAAATAA